In the Fibrobacter sp. UWB4 genome, CTTGGTAAGGAAGAGGTCTCGGGTCCGACTCCCGATCTGGGCTCTCACTAAAATGGAGATAGAATAATGGCAAAAGAACATTTTGACAGAAGTAAGCCGCATTGCAACATCGGCACCATCGGTCACGTTGACCACGGTAAAACCACTCTTACTGCAGCAATCTGCACGACTCTTGCTGCTAAGGGTCTCGCCGCTGCAAAGCGTTTCGATGAAATCGACAACGCTCCGGAAGAAAAGGCTCGTG is a window encoding:
- a CDS encoding GTP-binding protein, with the translated sequence MAKEHFDRSKPHCNIGTIGHVDHGKTTLTAAICTTLAAKGLAAAKRFDEIDNAPEEKAR